A single genomic interval of Acidovorax sp. 1608163 harbors:
- a CDS encoding 2-dehydro-3-deoxy-6-phosphogalactonate aldolase — protein MNATHTPLIQALQQCGLIAILRGVQPHEVVAIGHALYDAGFRTIEVPLNSPEPLASIRALRDALPADCLVGAGTVLTPQACADVAAAGGQVIVMPHSDPAVIRAAKAAGLACAPGVATLTEAFAALAAGADVLKLFPAEALAPAVLKAWRAVLRPPVALLPVGGITPDNLAPYAAAGASGFGLGSALYRPGDSAEQVARNAAAFVQAWRHAYPTSAV, from the coding sequence ATGAATGCCACCCACACGCCATTGATCCAGGCCCTGCAGCAGTGCGGCCTGATCGCCATCCTGCGCGGGGTGCAGCCCCACGAGGTGGTGGCCATTGGCCACGCGCTGTACGACGCTGGCTTTCGCACCATCGAAGTGCCGCTCAACTCCCCCGAGCCCCTGGCCAGCATCCGCGCACTGCGCGATGCGCTACCCGCTGACTGCCTGGTGGGCGCGGGCACCGTGCTCACACCCCAGGCCTGCGCCGACGTGGCCGCTGCGGGCGGGCAAGTCATCGTCATGCCGCACAGCGACCCCGCAGTGATCCGCGCGGCCAAGGCGGCGGGCCTGGCCTGCGCCCCCGGGGTGGCCACGTTGACCGAGGCCTTTGCGGCTCTGGCCGCAGGGGCCGATGTGCTCAAGCTGTTCCCGGCCGAGGCCCTGGCCCCAGCGGTACTCAAGGCCTGGCGCGCCGTGCTGCGCCCGCCCGTGGCCTTGCTGCCCGTGGGCGGCATCACCCCCGACAACCTGGCGCCCTATGCCGCGGCGGGGGCCAGCGGCTTTGGCCTGGGCTCGGCCCTGTACCGCCCCGGCGACAGCGCCGAGCAAGTGGCCCGCAACGCGGCTGCATTCGTCCAGGCCTGGCGCCACGCGTATCCAACTAGCGCGGTTTGA
- the dgoD gene encoding galactonate dehydratase, with product MKITRLTTYLVPPRWCFLKIETDEGIVGWGEPILEGRAQSVAAAVAELGEYLIGKDPRRIEDHWTVLYRGGFYRGGGIHMSALAGIDQALWDIKGKALGVPVSELLGGNVRDRIRVYSWIGGDRPSETAAAAKAAVARGFTAVKMNGTEELQYVDTFDKVERCLQNVAAVREAVGPNVGIGVDFHGRVHKPMAKVLFKELEPYRLMFIEEPVLSEHYEALKELAHLSSTPIALGERLYSRWDFKRILSEGYVDIIQPDPSHSGGITETRKIAAMAEAYDVALALHCPLGPIALAANLQLDGVCYNAFIQEQSLGIHYNASNDLLDYVSNHEVFSYEDGMVAIPQGPGLGIEVNEAYVQERAQQGHQWRNPVWRHRDGSFAEW from the coding sequence ATGAAAATCACCCGACTGACCACCTACCTTGTGCCACCCCGCTGGTGCTTTCTCAAGATCGAAACCGATGAAGGCATCGTGGGCTGGGGCGAGCCCATTCTGGAAGGCCGCGCCCAGAGCGTCGCTGCCGCCGTGGCAGAGCTGGGCGAGTACCTGATCGGCAAAGACCCCCGGCGCATTGAAGACCACTGGACGGTGCTGTACCGGGGCGGTTTTTACCGGGGCGGCGGCATCCACATGAGCGCGCTGGCGGGCATTGACCAGGCGTTGTGGGACATCAAGGGCAAAGCCCTGGGCGTGCCGGTGTCCGAGCTGCTGGGGGGCAATGTGCGCGACCGCATCCGGGTCTACAGCTGGATTGGCGGCGACCGCCCCAGCGAGACGGCGGCTGCTGCCAAAGCGGCCGTGGCGCGGGGCTTTACCGCCGTGAAGATGAATGGCACCGAAGAACTGCAGTACGTGGACACGTTTGACAAGGTGGAGCGCTGCCTGCAGAACGTGGCCGCGGTGCGCGAGGCCGTGGGCCCCAACGTGGGCATTGGCGTGGATTTCCATGGACGGGTGCACAAGCCCATGGCCAAGGTGCTGTTCAAAGAACTGGAGCCGTATCGGCTGATGTTCATCGAGGAGCCCGTGCTGAGCGAGCACTACGAGGCCCTCAAGGAGTTGGCCCACCTGTCGTCCACGCCCATTGCGCTGGGCGAGCGGCTGTACTCGCGCTGGGACTTCAAGCGCATCCTGTCGGAAGGCTATGTGGACATCATCCAGCCCGATCCATCGCACTCGGGCGGCATCACCGAAACGCGCAAGATCGCCGCCATGGCCGAGGCCTACGACGTGGCCCTGGCCCTGCACTGCCCGCTGGGGCCCATCGCCTTGGCGGCCAACTTGCAGCTGGACGGGGTTTGCTACAACGCCTTCATCCAGGAGCAAAGCCTGGGCATCCACTACAACGCCAGCAACGACTTGCTGGACTATGTGAGCAACCACGAAGTCTTCTCTTACGAGGACGGCATGGTGGCCATTCCACAAGGCCCTGGGCTGGGCATTGAAGTGAACGAAGCCTATGTGCAGGAGCGCGCCCAGCAAGGCCACCAATGGCGCAATCCGGTGTGGCGCCACCGGGACGGCAGCTTCGCGGAGTGGTGA
- a CDS encoding PLP-dependent aminotransferase family protein, whose amino-acid sequence MATDDSPPLYLQIAEQLAQLIRNGTLARGEKLPSVRELARQHGVAQTTVVQAYHWLEDARLVTARPRSGFFVAARPVSLPEPSTPRPMRRPRDVSVDWLGQRILGRQQPEGMFSFSSGTPGPDLFNPDRVRRAVTRAAQRHRHLLCTYPSSSGHEEARRALARYAVGLGCSLDPENIVVTGGCMDSIALCLRTVTQPGDVVALESPTHFSFLEVLQGLHLKALEIPTHPRHGLSLDALQLALDTQPVKAVLVVPTLSNPLGSCMPQGERKRLAQMASRHGIAVIEDAIYNDLVEVNEMRRAVKSYDTTGHVMLCDSFSKTLAPGLRLGWVEAGRWASKLRGIKDLQAGGQSAVLELALADLITQAGHAASMRQLRAAVAARMDAVRSTIAAHFPQGTRVSDPPGGLLLWVELPRGMDANRLHEACLPERILVAPGTLFSASGRFRNCLRIGVGGDWSLEHLQALARVGDMACHLWAEPAAA is encoded by the coding sequence ATGGCTACCGATGACTCCCCACCGCTGTACCTTCAGATTGCCGAGCAGCTGGCGCAGCTGATTCGCAACGGCACCTTGGCCCGGGGCGAGAAGCTGCCCTCGGTGCGTGAACTGGCGCGCCAGCACGGCGTGGCGCAAACCACGGTGGTGCAGGCCTACCACTGGCTGGAAGATGCCAGGCTGGTCACTGCGCGCCCGCGCTCAGGGTTTTTTGTGGCGGCGCGGCCTGTGAGTCTGCCCGAGCCCAGCACCCCGCGCCCCATGCGCCGGCCGCGTGACGTGTCGGTGGACTGGCTGGGGCAGCGCATTCTGGGGCGCCAGCAGCCCGAGGGCATGTTCTCGTTCAGCAGTGGCACTCCCGGGCCGGATCTGTTCAACCCTGACCGCGTGCGCCGCGCCGTGACCCGGGCGGCGCAGAGGCACCGGCACTTGCTGTGCACCTACCCGTCGTCGTCCGGCCATGAAGAGGCCCGCCGTGCCTTGGCGCGCTATGCCGTGGGATTGGGTTGCAGCCTGGACCCGGAGAACATCGTGGTCACTGGCGGCTGCATGGACAGCATTGCCCTGTGCCTGCGCACCGTCACCCAGCCGGGCGATGTGGTGGCGCTGGAGTCCCCCACGCATTTCTCGTTTCTGGAGGTGCTGCAGGGCCTGCACCTCAAGGCGTTGGAGATTCCCACCCACCCACGCCACGGTTTGTCACTGGATGCGTTGCAACTGGCGCTGGACACGCAACCCGTCAAGGCCGTGTTGGTGGTGCCGACCCTGAGCAACCCCTTGGGCAGTTGCATGCCGCAGGGCGAGCGCAAGCGGTTGGCGCAGATGGCCTCGCGCCACGGTATCGCGGTGATCGAGGATGCGATCTACAACGATCTGGTCGAGGTCAATGAGATGCGCCGTGCCGTGAAGTCATACGACACCACGGGCCACGTCATGCTGTGCGACTCGTTCTCGAAAACGCTGGCACCGGGGCTGCGCCTGGGGTGGGTGGAGGCCGGGCGCTGGGCCAGCAAGCTGCGGGGCATCAAGGACTTGCAGGCGGGCGGGCAGTCGGCGGTGCTGGAGCTGGCACTGGCCGATCTGATCACCCAGGCGGGCCATGCGGCGTCCATGCGCCAACTGCGTGCTGCGGTGGCGGCCCGCATGGACGCGGTGCGCAGCACCATCGCCGCACATTTCCCGCAAGGCACGCGGGTCAGCGATCCGCCAGGGGGCCTGCTGCTGTGGGTGGAGTTGCCACGCGGAATGGACGCCAACCGCTTGCACGAGGCCTGCTTGCCCGAGCGCATTTTGGTAGCGCCTGGCACGCTGTTCAGCGCCAGTGGCCGCTTTCGCAACTGCCTGCGCATCGGGGTGGGCGGGGATTGGTCGCTGGAGCATTTGCAGGCCCTGGCACGCGTGGGCGACATGGCCTGCCACCTCTGGGCCGAGCCTGCGGCGGCCTGA
- a CDS encoding 2-dehydro-3-deoxygalactonokinase: MADTAHLSDTRLVALDWGTSALRAFRLDDQGQVLEQRHRPWGIMNLPPAPAGHTDTEPGAAFERALQDACGDWLAALPSLPVLACGMVGSAQGWREAKYLDTPTSLDALARGLTVVHRGNAMPLHIVPGLLQRGALPNVMRGEETQVLGVLADAALAGPGPVLVGLPGTHSKWVVARQHRIEQFHTFMTGEVFAALREHTILGKTMQAPAAPHDTAFAQGLQVARGSDAALGLLSHIFSTRTLGLTGALPATAQADYLSGLLIGHEMASLARLYPPAPHASSSPMPLVLCGEADLCRRYAIALQAYGFNAPTVAAQATVSGLWHIARAAGLIAPGPLPTPTTQSQAA; the protein is encoded by the coding sequence ATGGCAGACACCGCCCACCTCTCTGACACCCGCCTGGTCGCCCTGGACTGGGGCACCAGCGCGCTGCGTGCCTTTCGCCTGGATGACCAAGGACAGGTGCTGGAACAGCGCCACCGCCCCTGGGGCATCATGAACCTGCCCCCGGCACCGGCAGGCCACACCGATACGGAACCCGGCGCGGCCTTCGAGCGTGCCTTGCAAGACGCCTGCGGCGACTGGTTGGCCGCCCTGCCCTCTCTGCCGGTGCTGGCCTGCGGCATGGTGGGCAGCGCGCAGGGCTGGCGTGAGGCCAAGTACCTGGACACGCCCACCTCGCTCGACGCCCTGGCACGCGGGCTGACTGTGGTGCACCGTGGCAACGCAATGCCCCTGCACATCGTGCCCGGTCTGCTGCAGCGCGGGGCCTTGCCCAATGTGATGCGCGGGGAAGAAACGCAGGTGCTTGGCGTGCTGGCCGATGCCGCCCTAGCAGGCCCAGGCCCAGTACTGGTGGGCCTTCCAGGCACACACAGCAAATGGGTGGTGGCACGGCAGCACCGCATCGAGCAGTTTCACACCTTCATGACGGGCGAGGTGTTTGCCGCCCTGCGCGAGCACACCATCCTGGGCAAGACGATGCAGGCACCGGCCGCACCCCACGACACCGCGTTTGCGCAAGGCCTGCAGGTGGCTCGCGGCAGCGATGCGGCACTGGGGCTGCTGTCGCACATCTTCAGCACGCGCACGCTGGGGCTGACCGGCGCCCTGCCCGCGACCGCGCAGGCCGACTACCTCTCGGGCCTGCTGATTGGGCACGAGATGGCCAGCCTGGCGCGCCTGTACCCGCCTGCCCCGCACGCGAGTAGCTCGCCCATGCCCCTGGTGCTGTGCGGCGAGGCCGACCTGTGCCGCCGCTATGCCATCGCCCTGCAGGCCTATGGATTCAACGCCCCCACGGTGGCCGCGCAGGCCACGGTGAGCGGCCTGTGGCACATCGCCCGGGCTGCTGGGCTGATAGCCCCAGGCCCGCTGCCCACCCCAACAACCCAAAGCCAAGCCGCATGA
- a CDS encoding MBL fold metallo-hydrolase, with translation MAIELYRDKNHACLMFTDLIEEDGQAVQANQFLIVDDDTGAIIDPGGNLAFNELFMGMTKHFPPHKLSYLIASHADPDIIASLDRWMTSTKATLVISRVWERFAPHFTKVGKTENRVIGVPDGGGHLPLGRHELVLLPAHFMHSEGNFHFYDPVSKILFTGDLAVSMMSGAEAARPITDLKAHIPRMEGFHRRYMVSNKILRLWVTMARQLDIAMLVPQHGAPIMGKQAINDFFDWIENLKCGIDLFDDRAYQIPTAHIDPVTRQMRPALRQVAG, from the coding sequence ATGGCCATCGAACTCTATCGTGACAAGAACCACGCATGCCTCATGTTCACCGACCTCATCGAGGAAGATGGACAGGCAGTGCAGGCCAATCAGTTTTTGATCGTGGACGATGACACCGGGGCCATCATCGACCCCGGTGGCAACCTGGCATTCAACGAGCTGTTCATGGGGATGACCAAGCATTTCCCCCCACACAAGCTGTCGTACCTGATCGCCTCCCACGCCGACCCAGACATCATTGCCTCGCTGGACCGCTGGATGACCAGCACCAAGGCCACGCTGGTCATCTCGCGGGTGTGGGAGCGCTTTGCACCGCACTTCACCAAGGTGGGCAAGACTGAGAACCGCGTGATCGGCGTGCCCGACGGCGGCGGCCATCTGCCCCTGGGTCGGCACGAGCTGGTGCTGCTGCCTGCGCACTTCATGCATTCCGAAGGCAACTTCCACTTCTACGACCCGGTTAGCAAGATCCTGTTCACAGGCGACCTGGCGGTGTCCATGATGTCTGGCGCAGAAGCCGCTCGCCCCATCACCGACCTGAAGGCGCACATCCCGCGCATGGAAGGCTTTCACCGCCGCTACATGGTGTCTAACAAGATCCTGCGACTGTGGGTGACCATGGCACGGCAGTTGGACATCGCCATGCTGGTGCCCCAACACGGCGCCCCCATCATGGGCAAGCAGGCCATCAACGACTTTTTCGACTGGATCGAAAACCTCAAGTGCGGCATTGACCTGTTTGACGACCGTGCCTACCAAATCCCCACGGCCCACATCGACCCTGTGACGCGCCAAATGCGCCCTGCCTTGCGGCAAGTCGCAGGCTGA
- a CDS encoding DUF2917 domain-containing protein has translation MNTQPRPLPSPPTAAQTAPGALSLQWKRQPLPPRQAVQVLDFRAGEIALLEVEDGRVWVTCDGLLEDYFLEAGQRLSFTGPARLRVSAEGPRTARLLWARHQAEAGATYPPAATVPAPPLSVVPAAAAAPSQPLPRGAISAA, from the coding sequence ATGAACACACAGCCCCGCCCCCTCCCCTCGCCGCCCACCGCCGCCCAAACTGCACCGGGTGCCCTGTCCCTTCAATGGAAGCGCCAACCCCTGCCGCCACGGCAGGCTGTGCAGGTGCTGGACTTCCGCGCGGGCGAAATCGCTTTGCTGGAAGTGGAAGACGGCCGCGTCTGGGTGACCTGCGACGGGTTGCTGGAAGACTATTTTCTGGAAGCAGGCCAGCGCCTGTCCTTCACCGGCCCGGCCCGCCTGCGCGTGAGCGCCGAGGGGCCACGCACAGCACGCCTGCTGTGGGCGCGGCACCAGGCCGAGGCGGGCGCGACCTACCCGCCCGCAGCGACGGTGCCAGCGCCACCACTGAGCGTAGTACCCGCTGCAGCCGCCGCACCGTCGCAGCCGCTGCCGCGCGGGGCGATCAGCGCGGCTTGA